Proteins co-encoded in one Euleptes europaea isolate rEulEur1 chromosome 1, rEulEur1.hap1, whole genome shotgun sequence genomic window:
- the WDR13 gene encoding WD repeat-containing protein 13 gives MAAVWQQVLAVDARYNAYRTPNFPQFRTQYIRRRSQLLRDNAQAGYDPSVRKQYLRLRSQLLAQRYGPLSEQSSFRAYSNSIVRSSRTTLDRMEDFDDDPRALGARGHRRSVSRGSYQLQAQMNRAVYDERTPGSVVPTSVAEASRAMAGDTTLSENYAFAGMYHIFDQHVDEAVPKVQFANDDKHLLACCSLDGTISVCQLVPTPPVVLRVLKGHSRSVSDFAWSLSNDIIVSTSLDATMRIWATEDGKCIREIPDPDASELLCCTFQPMNNNLTVVGNAKHNLHVVNISTGKKVKAGSSKLTGRVLSLSFDSPGRILWAGDDRGSVFSFLFDMATGKLTKAKRLVVNEGSSITSISARSWISREARDPSLLINACINKLLLYRVVDNEGTLQLKRSFQIQQSSHPVRSIFCPLMSFRQGACVVTGSEDMCVYFFDVERATKAIVNKLQGHSAAVLDVSFNCDESLLASSDAKGMVIVWRREQK, from the exons ATGGCCGCAGTGTGGCAGCAAGTTTTGGCTGTAGATGCAAG gTACAACGCATACCGCACTCCAAACTTCCCGCAGTTCCGCACGCAGTACATCCGCCGGCGCAGCCAGCTGCTGCGGGACAACGCCCAGGCTGGCTACGACCCCTCGGTCCGCAAGCAGTACCTGCGGTTGCGCAGCCAGCTCTTGGCCCAGCGCTACGGCCCCCTCTCCGAGCAGAGCAGCTTCCGCGCCTACAGCAACAGTATCGTCCGCAGCAGTCGCACGACTCTCGACCGCATGGAG GATTTTGATGACGACCCAAGAGCACTGGGTGCCCGTGGCCACCGCCGCTCCGTCAGCCGAGGGTCCTATCAGCTGCAGGCTCAAATGAATCGAGCCGTCTACGATGAGAG AACCCCAGGCAGTGTGGTCCCCACTTCGGTGGCAGAAGCCAGCCGTGCCATGGCTGGGGATACTACGCTCAGTGAAAACTACGCCTTTGCTGGCATGTACCATATATTCGACCAGCATGTGGATGAAGCTG tGCCCAAGGTTCAGTTTGCCAACGACGACAAGCACCTCCTTGCCTGCTGCTCTCTGGACGGCACCATTTCTGTATGCCAGCTGGTGCCCACCCCTCCGGTGGTGCTGCGAGTGCTGAAGGGCCACAGCCGCAGCGTCTCCGACTTCGCCTGGTCACTCTCCAATGACATCATCGTCTCCACCTCGCTGGATGCCACTATGCGCATCTGGGCCACGGAGGATGGCAAGTGCATCCGGGAGATCCCGGATCCGGATGCTTCAGAGCTGCTGTGTTGCACATTCCAGCCCATGAACAACAATCTCACAGTG GTGGGGAACGCAAAGCACAACCTCCACGTGGTGAACATCTCAACGGGGAAAAAGGTGAAAGCGGGCTCCAGCAAGCTGACGGGCCGGGTCCTGTCTCTCTCCTTTGACTCCCCCGGCCGGATCCTCTGGGCGGGAGACGACAGGGGCAGCGTGTTTTCTTTCCTCTTCGACATGGCAACAG GAAAACTGACAAAGGCCAAACGCCTGGTGGTGAACGAGGGCAGCTCCATCACCAGCATCTCGGCCCGCTCGTGGATCAGCCGAGAAGCACGCGACCCCTCCCTCCTGATCAACGCTTGCATTAACAAGCTGCTGCTATACAG GGTCGTAGACAACGAAGGGACACTCCAGCTTAAACGAAGCTTCCAGATACAACAGAGCTCCCATCCTGTTCGCAGCATCTTCTGCCCGCTTATGTCCTTCCGGCAAGGAGCTTGCGTTG TGACGGGCAGCGAGGACATGTGCGTCTACTTCTTCGATGTGGAGCGCGCCACCAAGGCCATCGTGAACAAACTGCAGGGCCACAGCGCTGCCGTGCTGGACGTCAGCTTCAATTGCGACGAAAGCCTGCTGGCCTCCAGCGATGCAAAGGGGATGGTCATCGTCTGGAGGAGAGAACAGAAATAG